The following is a genomic window from Sphingobacterium spiritivorum.
CATCAATTCTTTTAGCCAGTTCGGGAAGTTTAATCGTTGGAACCGCAGGAAAGAGATGATGTTCCAAATGATAAAACATACTGAATGTGAGCTTATTTTTCCACCAACTTCTTTGAGTTCTTGCATATTCCGGGCTTTCATGGGTATCATGATGCACAGTCCAAACAGCAAAAAAAGCCATTAAAAATTCCCCTGTAAGCATCACAATAATATGATAAATTAAAAAATCTATCTTGAAATAAAAAACAAGGGAAACGAAAACAGCAATGGAAATAAGTTCTAAAGCCATATTTCTTCGGTAACTTTTGTTTCCTAACTGCCAGGTTACTTTATGAATCAAAAACATATGAACCGGTCCGTATAAAATGGCTCCGTACCAGGTCATATTTGCAGACTTGCCTTCATAATCATCTTCAGATAAGCAATATTTATGATGTCTTATATGATTAAATTTTACTGCATGAATAGACACTAACATTAAAACACTGTTTATATAGAGAGATAACCAGGTCAGAAATTTGTTTGTACCGAGTGAGTTATGAAATCCATTATGAACTTG
Proteins encoded in this region:
- a CDS encoding fatty acid desaturase family protein; this encodes MTHQELLKKVEWKDLKKLTWREMLIENNLTIPWFVISIALAYSGSYILALPFSAFFFLTGLRQVHNGFHNSLGTNKFLTWLSLYINSVLMLVSIHAVKFNHIRHHKYCLSEDDYEGKSANMTWYGAILYGPVHMFLIHKVTWQLGNKSYRRNMALELISIAVFVSLVFYFKIDFLIYHIIVMLTGEFLMAFFAVWTVHHDTHESPEYARTQRSWWKNKLTFSMFYHLEHHLFPAVPTIKLPELAKRIDEALPEIEKKNTF